In Candidatus Kaistella beijingensis, a genomic segment contains:
- a CDS encoding response regulator transcription factor yields the protein MKTEIITYDSYYLYLECMTCLLEKNGFGKDYDFLNTINFDQIENFISDKTSILIMNIVGLGLSDTFDFIENTLKRFCNLKIMILSPNMEMKVIKKFFEKGAKSFLTKNTNSAEFLNALKAVIEDKVYINDDAKKSLFDYICNQEELSDKKNYGGDELTCREKDVLALLCDGYRTKEIADKLFISTHTVESHRRNIMLKLNVNNSSKLVKLAMENNLVN from the coding sequence ATGAAAACAGAAATTATTACCTATGACAGTTATTATCTCTATTTAGAGTGTATGACCTGTCTCCTAGAGAAAAATGGTTTTGGAAAAGATTATGATTTTCTAAACACCATTAATTTTGATCAGATTGAAAATTTTATTTCTGATAAAACATCAATCCTGATAATGAATATTGTAGGATTAGGATTAAGTGATACTTTTGATTTTATAGAAAACACGCTCAAACGATTTTGTAATCTAAAAATCATGATTTTATCGCCCAATATGGAAATGAAAGTTATTAAAAAGTTCTTTGAGAAAGGAGCGAAATCATTCCTTACTAAAAACACAAACAGTGCGGAGTTTTTGAATGCCTTGAAAGCGGTAATTGAGGACAAAGTATATATCAATGATGATGCAAAGAAATCCCTTTTCGACTATATCTGCAATCAGGAAGAATTATCTGATAAAAAAAATTATGGCGGTGATGAATTAACTTGCCGTGAGAAAGACGTTTTAGCTCTTTTATGTGATGGTTATCGTACAAAAGAAATCGCCGACAAACTTTTTATCAGTACTCACACCGTTGAATCGCATCGCAGAAACATCATGCTTAAATTAAATGTCAATAATTCTTCAAAACTCGTAAAGTTAGCAATGGAAAACAATTTAGTGAATTAA
- a CDS encoding CsgG/HfaB family protein gives MKSLLTTKLLLLILLGIMSSCGTMMNLPAEGDTSTLGEMTPYTKQLKELPAPEDKIVIGVYKFKDQTGQYKMAENGSNWSTAIPQGTTSILLKALEDSKWFRPIERENIGNLLNERQIIRSTRKEYEVAKDGKTIISDQLPPLLYAGILLEGGIISYDSNVMTGGIGARYFGIGGGTQYRQDRVTVYLRVVSSMTGEIMKTVYTSKNILSTTVNGSFFRYIDTDRILEAEMGFTQNEPVSLAVTQAIEKAVYTLILECVEDGTFRIEKVHEKEVKDLLAKHHAEQIRNEKQLVGNKFNDKERSRASVLAIVNGDLIKGDYTDAKMNIGGKVGFKYFFTDHFNTELSAGFETLENKDIVKNNFMYTELNLEYLMLPKFSVSPYAYVGIGTMFKDKNFLKYQFGGGLEYLAGNNLSLRLNAQYDMGFDDTWDNFVNGKRKDQAFHIGLGINYYIKQAKKHNIKN, from the coding sequence ATGAAAAGTTTATTAACCACCAAATTATTACTCCTTATCCTATTAGGAATAATGAGCAGTTGCGGCACGATGATGAATCTACCCGCCGAAGGCGACACCTCTACTTTGGGTGAAATGACGCCTTATACAAAGCAACTGAAAGAACTTCCCGCTCCCGAAGATAAAATTGTTATCGGAGTGTACAAATTCAAAGACCAAACCGGTCAATACAAAATGGCGGAAAACGGAAGCAACTGGAGTACTGCAATTCCACAAGGAACTACTTCTATTTTATTAAAAGCATTAGAAGACAGCAAATGGTTCCGGCCGATAGAACGCGAAAATATCGGCAATCTCTTAAACGAAAGACAAATCATACGTTCCACCCGAAAAGAATACGAAGTTGCAAAAGATGGAAAAACCATCATCAGTGACCAACTTCCACCCCTTCTCTATGCAGGAATTCTTTTGGAAGGCGGAATTATTTCTTACGATAGCAATGTAATGACAGGCGGAATTGGCGCAAGATATTTTGGAATAGGCGGTGGAACGCAATATCGACAAGACCGTGTTACAGTTTATTTACGTGTAGTTTCCAGCATGACAGGAGAAATTATGAAAACCGTTTACACTTCTAAAAATATCCTATCAACAACAGTTAATGGTAGTTTCTTCCGATACATTGATACTGACCGAATTTTGGAAGCCGAAATGGGATTTACCCAAAACGAACCGGTAAGTTTAGCCGTTACACAAGCCATTGAAAAAGCGGTTTACACTTTAATTTTAGAATGTGTGGAAGATGGAACTTTTAGAATTGAAAAAGTTCATGAAAAAGAAGTGAAAGATTTGCTTGCAAAACATCATGCTGAACAAATCCGGAACGAAAAGCAACTTGTAGGAAATAAATTTAACGATAAAGAAAGATCTAGAGCATCTGTTTTGGCAATCGTGAACGGCGATTTAATTAAAGGAGATTACACCGACGCAAAAATGAATATCGGCGGAAAAGTAGGTTTCAAATATTTCTTTACCGACCATTTTAACACCGAATTAAGTGCAGGGTTTGAAACCCTTGAAAATAAGGACATCGTGAAAAATAATTTCATGTATACCGAATTGAATTTGGAATATTTAATGCTCCCAAAGTTTTCTGTTTCACCTTACGCTTATGTTGGAATCGGAACAATGTTTAAAGATAAAAATTTTTTGAAGTATCAGTTTGGTGGTGGATTAGAATATTTGGCGGGAAACAATCTTTCATTAAGATTAAATGCTCAATACGACATGGGGTTTGATGATACTTGGGACAATTTCGTGAACGGGAAAAGGAAAGATCAGGCATTTCATATTGGTTTAGGAATCAATTACTATATCAAACAGGCGAAAAAACACAACATAAAAAATTAA
- a CDS encoding carboxypeptidase-like regulatory domain-containing protein, whose amino-acid sequence MKTLYNILFLFILFFFCHSCSEDLVGKITTGTITGKVVKKGTNTPIANVKIYTSPTTQTVFSGTDGTFKLENVPLGDYSVKAELTGYLASFQGVNLKTENAVSVVFELSDDNSLNSPPSIPQLLTPADNSVDQPTSVTLTWSCTDPDPGDSLKLKFKLIVKNSLYNTVFEKSDIKTKSYVLDNLNFGVTYFWQIVANDTVNPDVYSAVKQFKVSDTPNNRFHYVKKSGSNYYIISSNETGQNFQLTSNAVNSWRPRLNNDAGLIAYLQTVSGTTQIFTAKKDGSNVKQVTTNQPVLGYNYEDLDFCWSSNGSELIYPAFNKLYKINKDGSGLTLIYTTSDGNFITECDWSIDGSKIALKTNDVNGYNVKIFIIDLLGNVVQTVLSGQSGAAGGLNFSIAGNKLLFTRDISGYENPNHRQLDSRIFLYDLNSNTTTDISQISKKPLGTNDLDPRFSPNDAEVIFMNTSNDGISQKDIVKITFNNANTEYLRTTLFANAEMPDWE is encoded by the coding sequence ATGAAAACTTTATATAATATCTTATTTCTATTTATTCTATTTTTTTTCTGCCATTCGTGCAGTGAAGACTTGGTTGGTAAAATTACAACTGGAACAATAACCGGAAAAGTGGTAAAAAAAGGAACCAATACCCCAATTGCCAATGTGAAGATTTATACTTCTCCAACAACCCAAACTGTATTTAGCGGAACAGACGGAACTTTCAAACTTGAAAACGTTCCCTTGGGAGATTATTCTGTAAAAGCTGAATTAACAGGATATTTGGCATCATTTCAAGGCGTTAATTTGAAGACAGAAAATGCGGTAAGCGTTGTGTTCGAACTTTCAGATGATAATTCATTAAATTCCCCACCATCCATTCCTCAACTTCTAACTCCCGCGGACAATTCCGTTGATCAACCAACCTCGGTCACTTTGACCTGGAGTTGCACCGATCCAGATCCAGGAGATTCCTTGAAATTGAAATTTAAACTAATTGTTAAAAATAGTTTATACAACACCGTTTTTGAAAAATCCGATATCAAAACAAAGAGTTATGTTTTAGATAATCTGAATTTTGGAGTTACCTACTTTTGGCAAATTGTTGCAAATGATACTGTAAATCCTGATGTTTACAGCGCTGTGAAACAATTTAAAGTTTCTGATACCCCGAACAACCGTTTTCATTATGTGAAGAAATCAGGCTCTAACTATTACATTATTTCAAGCAATGAGACGGGACAAAATTTTCAGTTAACCTCCAACGCAGTAAACAGTTGGAGACCTAGACTTAATAATGATGCAGGCTTAATTGCCTATTTGCAGACAGTTTCAGGTACAACGCAAATTTTTACGGCTAAAAAAGACGGTTCAAATGTGAAACAGGTTACTACAAATCAGCCAGTTTTAGGCTACAATTATGAGGATTTGGATTTTTGTTGGAGCTCAAATGGAAGTGAATTAATTTACCCAGCGTTTAATAAACTTTACAAAATTAATAAAGACGGAAGTGGTTTAACTTTAATCTATACGACGTCCGATGGAAATTTCATCACCGAATGTGACTGGAGTATTGATGGAAGTAAAATTGCCTTAAAAACCAATGATGTAAATGGATACAATGTGAAAATCTTCATTATCGATCTGTTGGGAAATGTCGTTCAAACTGTTCTTTCCGGTCAAAGTGGAGCGGCAGGAGGTTTGAATTTTTCCATTGCAGGAAACAAATTACTGTTTACCCGAGACATTTCAGGTTATGAAAATCCAAATCATCGGCAATTAGATTCACGAATATTTTTATATGATTTGAATTCAAACACCACCACCGACATTTCGCAGATTAGCAAAAAACCACTTGGGACCAATGATTTAGACCCGAGATTTTCACCAAACGATGCTGAAGTCATTTTTATGAATACTTCAAATGACGGTATTTCACAAAAAGATATTGTGAAAATAACCTTCAATAACGCCAACACTGAGTATTTGAGAACGACATTATTCGCCAATGCAGAAATGCCTGATTGGGAATAA